GCAGCAGGCCCTCGATGATCGCTTCGGGGCGCGGCGGACAGCCAGGAATGAACACGTCCACTGGCAAGATGCTCGCGGCGCCCTCGCCCGAGGCGTACCCGGTCGGATAGGGCGAGCCGCTGGCCGCGCATGCGCCGACCGCGACAACGAGGCGCGGCGCGGACATCGCGTCGTAGGTCCGTCGCGCGGCGATCTCGAGGTTACGCGTGACGGTTCCCGTCACCAACAGCACGTCCGCGTGCCGGGGCGACGCGACGAAGTCGATGCCGAAACGCTGGATGTCGTGCACCGCGTTGGTCGTCGCGTTGATCTCCCAGTCGCAGCCGTTGCACGAGCCGGCGTCCAGATGTCGCACCTGCAGCGAGCGGCCCAGCACGTGGCGCGCGCGAGACGCGAGCTCCTCCCCCTTTGTGGCGACAGCGGCGCGCGGCTCGACGAGATCACTCCGCGTCCGCTCTGGGACCGCGAAGGTAAGGCCCTGCGCGAGCGCTCCGGTAGGGCAGACCTCGATGCACCGGCTGCACGAGATGCATCTTGCGCGGTCAAGCGCGAAACGCGTGTCGACGACGATCGCGCCGACCGGGCACACCCGCGCGCACGCACCGTTCAGATCGCAGCGCGCGGGGTCGAACACCGGCTGCGCCCGGTCGATCAATGGTGCCGGCACGTCGGGCCACCGCGACGTGACCGTCGCGAGACGCAGTCGGCGGCGAAGGAGCGACAGCATCAGCGGCTCAGCGGTCCAGGCACGCGTAGCAGAGCTCGAAGCTCTTGTTGATGAGCGGGAAGTCGGGCAGCAGGTTGCCCGCGACCGCGAACGGCACCAGGGCCCAGTTGTACGAGGCGGAGCGCACGCGATAGCGCGCGATCTCGCCGCTCGCTCCGGTCATGACCCAGTGCACGTTCTCCCCGCGCGGGGATTCGACCATTCCCATAGCCCAGCGGTCCGAGGGTAGCGGCCCGATCGGAGTCACGAGATCCGCCGGCGGGACCTCGGCGAGCTCGTGTAGCAGCTCGCGGATGAGACCGAACGACGCGAACGTCTCCTCTACGCGCACGAGCATCCGGGCGCGCACGTCGCCCTCTGTCCTTACCACCGGACTGACCATGCCCGGCCGCAGCGCCGCGTACGGCTGGCTCGCGCGGACGTCGCGCGCCACACCGCTCGATCGGGCGGCGACGCCGACCGCACCGAGCTCGTCCGCGAGATCATGGTCCAGCACTCCGGTGCCGACGAGACGCTCCATGAATGACTCCGTCTCGAGAAGCGCATCGACGTAACCGCGGAACTCGCTTTCGATAGCTACGCTCTCGCGTCGAATGCGCTCCTGCGCGGCAGCGTCGAGATCGCGGCGCACGCCGCCGGGGCAGGCCACGCTGAAGAGATACCGGTGTCCGGCGACCGCGGCGTTCAGCTCCTGCAGTCGCTCCTTCAG
This sequence is a window from Candidatus Limnocylindria bacterium. Protein-coding genes within it:
- the nuoB gene encoding NADH-quinone oxidoreductase subunit NuoB is translated as MLSLLRRRLRLATVTSRWPDVPAPLIDRAQPVFDPARCDLNGACARVCPVGAIVVDTRFALDRARCISCSRCIEVCPTGALAQGLTFAVPERTRSDLVEPRAAVATKGEELASRARHVLGRSLQVRHLDAGSCNGCDWEINATTNAVHDIQRFGIDFVASPRHADVLLVTGTVTRNLEIAARRTYDAMSAPRLVVAVGACAASGSPYPTGYASGEGAASILPVDVFIPGCPPRPEAIIEGLLLAVGRIVRAR